The DNA sequence TCGGGGCAATTGATGTTACCGTTCCACTTATTTGCAATGGGTTGAAATTTCCCTCATGGTGTAGCCATGATATCACCCAAGAAGCAGAGTTGTAACTGTAATGGACAACAGACCTATCATCATATAAAAAGATATTCTGTTAATGGGAACTAATGAAATTCTAATGATCATGAAGAATGACCTTGTACTGCAATTGGGGATTCCTTGGCCTTTACGGATTGGCCAGTCAGGAAGCTTGCTAGGAGTGTAAACTGCAGGAGGTCCATAAGCTGGAGAAGTCATCACCTCATGAAGCCTCCCTAGCTGGAAATTAAAAACCAATGACTACTCTTAACCACAAACTCTTTGTTCTATGTAGAAGACACACAAACAAACTATTCATCCCTTACCATTGTCCACATAAGTTTCTCCCTATCAGTGACCATGTTTGGCTCTGGCCACGAGTCCAATAAGTAAGCACATTGGTTAGGGAAGTCAACGACCATACACCACCAGTGCATGAAGATGTCTTCTACAGGAACGAATATCTAACACAATGACACGTTAAAATGATTAGCCGTAG is a window from the Arachis stenosperma cultivar V10309 chromosome 3, arast.V10309.gnm1.PFL2, whole genome shotgun sequence genome containing:
- the LOC130967602 gene encoding uncharacterized protein LOC130967602, which translates into the protein MHWWCMVVDFPNQCAYLLDSWPEPNMVTDREKLMWTMLGRLHEVMTSPAYGPPAVYTPSKLPDWPIRKGQGIPNCSTSYNSASWVISWLHHEGNFNPLQISGTLDDYILRGNTAVLLAGGTFNVVGNLVRIWAADWHGGV